A genomic window from Elaeis guineensis isolate ETL-2024a chromosome 3, EG11, whole genome shotgun sequence includes:
- the LOC140856595 gene encoding uncharacterized protein, whose amino-acid sequence MYPYAILYKGPSQLASSAPSVIEDLQVMAKLLRDFLPPFEGQSLDGRGAQQQMLSAFRSLIQVGHFLSNFVGSTPDDPSLKLTTAREEVDLLKYQLEQMENKNGKLTKELDSSEEALYEAREMIDRRDEKLRQTKKWIEALERQRSRAERRVEDLERQIESLERQRLEVEGDCHRIRNDLEQLRRSLGKRRRQDLSLLKIHS is encoded by the exons ATGTATCCCTATGCTATCCTTTATAAAGGTCCCTCGCAGTTGGCGTCTTCTGCTCCCTCAGTGATAGAGGATCTCCAAGTTATGGCAAAACTCCTGAGGGACTTTCTTCCTCCGTTTGAAGGGCAGTCTTTGGATGGACGAGGAGCGCAACAACAAATGTTGAGCGCCTTTAGATCTCTAATTCAG GTGGGACATTTCCTCTCTAATTTTGTTGGCTCCACCCCTGATGATCCATCCTTGAAACTTACGACGGCAAGGGAAGAAGTTGATTTACTAAAATATCAACTGGAGCAAATGGAAAACAAGAATGGCAAGCTGACGAAAGAGCTCGATTCTTCTGAAGAGGCCCTCTACGAAGCTCGAGAGATGATTGATCGTCGAGATGAGAAATTAAGGCAGACTAAAAAGTGGATTGAAGCTCTCGAGAGGCAGAGGTCTAGAGCCGAAAGGAGGGTCGAGGATCTTGAGAGACAGATAGAAAGTCTCGAGAGACAGAGGTTAGAGGTCGAGGGAGACTGCCACCGGATCCGTAATGATTTGGAGCAGCTGAGGAGGTCACTCGGGAAAAGAAGACGTCAAGAT